One window of Cryptococcus neoformans var. grubii H99 chromosome 11, complete sequence genomic DNA carries:
- a CDS encoding dehydrogenase: protein MSIESFPPIAVGLMGTGEYTTGITPSGQSKSDKKIGVVGITMFDLRRRGKVSDIVMAGTNGGKFPEIREHFQKNIGDVYKGLDLNFRGFPETSVRDAEAYKGALRALPKGSAVIIFTPDSTHFPIASEALNLGHHVMVTKPATQKLEDHQKLIALAEEKGLVCFVEHHKRFDPAYNDARARAQKLGDFNFYNSYMSQPKFQLETFKSWAGIDSDISYYLNSHHIDIHCWMVEGRYRPTKVTASATTGIATSLGCDPKTEDTITLLVDWENIQTPSQRGTAVYTASWAAPLKAGVHSEQRFHYMAAKGEVRVDQAHRGYSIVEDDSGKIDYNPFYVKYSPDENGYFDGQRGYGYLSLEKFIDAAQAVTAGKAKASDYDGKGLPTIKATVLTTAIIHAGRISLDEKRSVAITEEGGKIKLV from the exons ATGTCCATCGAAAGCTTCCCTCCTATCGCTGTTGGTCTCATGGGCACT GGTGAATACACCACCGGTATCACCCCCTCAGGCCAGTCAAAGTCTGACAAGAAG ATTGGCGTTGTCGGAATCACCATGTTCGATCTTCGTCGAAGGGGCAAGGTCTCCGA CATTGTTATGGCTGGAACAAATGGAGGCAAG TTCCCAGAAATCCGCGAACATTTCCAAAAGAACATTGGCGATGTGTACAAGGGACTCGACTTGAACTTCAGGGGATTCCCAGAAACTTCGGTCAGAGATGCTGAGGCTT ACAAAGGAGCCCTTCGTGCTCTTCCCAAGGGCTCAGCTGTGATTATCTTTACCCCCGACAGCACCCATTTCCCTATCGCTTCTGAAGCTCTTAACCTTGGACATCACGTCATGGTCACCAAGCCTGCTACCCAGAAACTTGAGGATCACCAAAAGTTAATTGCGTTGGCCGAGGAAAAGGGTTTGGTCTGCTTCGTTGAGCA CCACAAGCGATTTGACCCTGCCTACAATGATGCACGAGCGAGAGCTCAGAAGCTTGGAGACTTCAACTTCTACAACTCCT ACATGTCCCAACCCAAATTCCAGCTCGAAACGTTCAAGTCATGGGCTGGTATCGACTCGGATATCTCTTACTACCTCAACTCTCATCACATTGAT ATCCATTGCTGGATGGTTGAAGGTCGTTACAGGCCCACAAAGGTTACCGCTTCGGCCACGACAGGCATTGCCACCTCACTTGGTTGCGACCCTAAGACAGAAGACACCATCACCCTTTTAGTAGACTGGGAAAACATTCAAACTCCCAGCCAGCGAGGAACGGCTGTCTACACTGCTTC CTGGGCTGCTCCCTTGAAGGCTGGTGTTCACAGTGAACAGCGATTCCACTATATGGCGGCGAAGGGTGAAGTAAGAGTCGACCAGGCTCACCGAGGGTACAGCATTGTGGAGGACGATAGTGGCAAGATTGAT TACAACCCCTTCTACGTCAAGTACAGCCCCGATGAGAATGGCTACTTTGACGGCCAACGAGGTTACGGGTACCTTTCATTGGAGAAGTTCATTG ATGCGGCTCAGGCGGTGACCGCTGGCAAGGCCAAGGCCTCAGACTACGATGGCAAAGGTCTGCCCACCATCAAGGCGAC GGTTCTCACTACGGCTATCATTCATGCCGGTAGAATTTCTCTagatgagaagaggagcgTTGCTATCACTGAGGAAGGCGGAAAAATCAAGCTTGTGTAA